The sequence AGAACAGCAGATAGGCCCAAAGGCTCATGCCGGCCACCGAGAGCACCCAATAGAGCACCAGTGCGGCGCCGAGAAGGTGCAGGGCCCAGGCCGCGAGCAGCTTGCCATCGCCGCGCAGCAGCCCGCCCGCCAATTCCGCCAGGCTCTTGGCCGTGATCACGACAGGGGCCAGAAGCAGCCTGCCGAGAAGACTGTTGTAGGCCCGCAGGAAGCCGCGCCCCGGCGCGCCGATCCGCTGCCAGGTCGCCGCGGTCACGTAGTAGCTCTCCGGATCCTCCAAGGGGTCCGTCAGCCATTCGTTGCGGTGATGCCGCAGGTGGCTCTCGCGATAGAGATCGAAGGGCAAGATCAGCCAGGGGCTGGGCAGAACCAGCAGGCGGTTGACCAGAGGCCAGGGAGTCGGGTGCCCGTGCACCACCTCGTGCTGAAGCGAGCCGTGCCAGGCGACGAAGTACCCGCCGAGAAGCAGAAGCAGAGGCCAGGGAACGAGGCTGTGGAAGAGGGTCAGGAGCGCCAGGCCGCCGTAAATTGCAATCGCCAGCGCAAGCGTCGGATACTCGACTTTGCGAAGGGAGATGGCCAATGTGGCTGGCGCGGCGGTCATGCGGCCTCCTGGACAGTTTTAAAGAACGACGACGCAGGGTGTTGCGAAGAGTGGGTGTTGCGAATCGCAGATGTTGTACAAACACCACGGCTGTGGTGAATAATCACCATAAGTGACTAAAGCAGTCAAGCAGGAGTTCTGAGCCGGGCATGGATAGATCCGAGACGGTCGAGCGGTTTCGCCAGCGCTTGACGCAGGTGCTGGAGGAGAGCGGGCGCACCCGCTCGGCCTTTGCCGACGATGTCGGGCTCGACCGCTCGACGCTTTCCCAGTTGCTGTCGCCGGGCAACGAGAGGCTGCCGCGCGCCGAGACGATCCTCGCGATCGCGCGTCAGGCGCAGGTTTCGCTCGACTGGCTGCTGGGATTGAGCGAAAGCGGCACGCCGGGCAACGAGCTGGTGTCCAACGAGCCGGAGTTCGAAGCAGGGGCCAACGTGCCCCTCGATGAGCGTCTGGTGCGCTGGCACGCCGAAGTCTTGGGCAGCAAGATCCGTTACATCCCCACCAGCCTGCCGGACCTGTTGAAGGACCCGAAGGTGATTCGCTACGAGTTCGCGCCCCACGGCGACCGGGTGGAAGAGGCGCGGCTGGAACAGGCGGAGATGCGTCTTGAGTACTCCCGCCGACCGGAAACCGACATGGAGGTCTGCAGCCCGACCCAGATGCTGCGCGAGTTCGCCCTGGGCCAGGGCATCTGGGAAGGACTGCCCAAGGCCGTGCGGCGCCAGCAACTGGAGAACATCGTGGAGCGGCTGGAAGAACTCTATCCGACCTTCCGCTGGTTCCTGTTCGACGGGTTGGCGCACTTCTCGGCCCCCTACACCATCTTCGGGGCCAAGCGCGCGGCGATTTACGTCGGCAACATGTATCTGATGCTGAACGGCACCGAACAGATCCGCGCCATGACGCGCCACTTCGACGGCTTGATCCGCGCCGCCGTGGTTCAGCCGCCGGATGTCGCGGGCCACGTCCAGGGTCTGCTCGAAGAAATGAGCAAGGGCCGGCGCGCGTGACCCTGGCGGGCCTTCCCATGTACGACCTGCCGGAGCTGCGCGCGGCGCATGACGCCTGGTGGCTCGGGCTGCGCGGGCATCTGCGGGCGGCGGGCTTCGCAGAGCTGCCCGAGGCGCTGGACCGAAGCTTGCCTGCCCCTGCGCTCTGGCGCGATCCCGGTCTTCTGCTGGCGCAGTGTTGCGGCTACGACCTTCGGCTCGGCGATCCGCCTCCGCCCCGCTATCTCGCGACTCCGCACTACGACCTTACGGGATGCGAGGGGCCGCTCTACTGCTCCTTTCTGGTGGTGAGGTTGGAGGAGGAGGCTGAAGGTCTTGCCGACCTGCGCGGCCGCCGCGCGGCGGTCAACATGGCGGGATCGCACTCCGGTCAGAACGTCTTGCGCTACATGGTGAGCCAACTGGGGGCTGCAGGGCCCTTCTTCGGCCAGGTCCTGGAGAGCGGCGGGCATCGCGCCTCCCTGGCTGCGGTCCGGGAAGGGCGGGCGGACCTGGCCGCCATCGACTGCGTGACCTTCGGGCTGATCGCGCGCACCGCGCCGGGGGAGGTGGCGGCGCTCCGGGTGCTTGAGCGCTCTCCCGCCGTTCCGGGCCTGCCCTATGTGACCGCGCCGGGCGCGGAGGCCGCGAAGGTCGCCGCCTTGCAGTCCGCGCTTCTCGCCGCCGTGGAAGACCCCGCCCTGGCCGAGGCGCGCGCCGCCCTTGCGCTCTCGGGCTTTTCACTTCTGTCCGCGGGAGACTACGATCCCCTGGTCGAGATGGCCGGGCGCGCGGAAGCCCTCGGCCAAGCGCCTCTCCTACCCTGATCCTTCAATAAGGGAGCCTAGTTGCAGCATGTCCGAGCCCTGGGAACTGTCGGCCATAGAAGCCAGGCGCAGAATTGGAGAGGGGACTCTTTCCCCCGTGGAACTCTGGACCTCCTGCCTCAGCCGGATCAAAGCCTGCAACGAGACGGTCAACGCCGTCGTCACCCTGGACGAGGAGGCCGGTCTCGCCGCCGCCAAGCGCGCGGAGGAGGCCGTTTCTAGAGGGGAGCCGCTCGGCCTGCTGCACGGCTTGCCGGCGGGCGTGAAGGACCTGAATGAGACGGCCGGGCTTCGCACCACCTTCGGGTCCGAGCTCTACGCCGACTACGTTCCGGCGGAGGATGAACTGCTGGCCGCTCGGCTGCGCGGCGCGGGGGCGGTGATCGCCGCCAAGACCAACACCCCGGAGTTCGGCGCAGGCGCCAATACCTGGAACCGGGTCTTCGGGGCGACGGGCAATCCCTATGACCCGGCGCTCACCTGCGGCGGCTCTTCGGGCGGATCGGCGGTCGCCTTGGCCTGCGGGATGATGCCCCTGGCCAGCGGGTCCGATCTGGGCGGATCCTTGCGTACGCCAGCGGGTTACTGCGGCGTCTATGGCCTGCGCCCGACGCCCCGGCTGGTGCCGGACGACGCGCCGGGCCGGGTCTTCAACCCCTTGTCCGTCGACGGCCCCATGGCGCGCAGCGTCGAGGACATTCACCTGATGCTGCGCGCGATGGCCTGCCACGACCCGCGCGACCCCTGGAGCCTGCCCGGCGCACAGACCCTGGTCGGCGACAGTCTGGCGCCAACCGATCCCCGCAGCCTCAAGGTGGCGTTCTCCGCCGACTTGGGCTTCGCCCCGGTGAGCCGGGAGGTGCGGTCGCTCTTCGCAAAGCGCATGGAGGCCCTGGCGCCCTTGTTCGGCAGTCTGGAGCCGGCCGACCCGCCGCTGGCCGAATCGGAAAGGGTGTTTCAGGCCTTGCGCGGCGTAGGCTTCGTCGCCGCCCACCTTGAGAGACTGCGCAAGGCGCCGGAGAAGGTCGGTCCGAACGTGACGGCGAACGTCGAGTTGGGGCTGGGGCTCAGCGCGGAGGAGATCGCGAGAGCCGAGGCGGACTGGGGCCTGCTCTACCGCCGCTTCCTGGCCTTCCGGGCAGGCTACGATCTGCTGATCGCGCCGGTCGCCGCCGTCCAGCCCTTCCCGAAGACCCAGAACGCGCCCGAGGAGATCGACGGCCTGACGCTCGACAACTATGTCTCCTGGCTCGGGCTCAGTTTTGGGATCACCTTGACGATCCACCCCTCGCTCGCCTTCCCCTGTGGCCGCGACGAGAAGGGGGTCCCCTTCGGCATCCAATTGATCGGAACCCGCTTTGGCGACAAGCAGTTGTTGGAGATGGCGCTTGGTCTGGAAAAGGAGCTGGAAGGGGACCTTTCCCTGGGCCGACCTTCTCCATTCCTCGGCGCGACTTAACCGGATTCGCGTCGCGCTGGCCAGCCCCGGACCTTTCCGCCATACTGATTTTCCGAAGTCCTCAAGTCGCCTTGCAATCAACGAAGGACGGGCCATGAGCGAGTCGCTCGGCGCCCAGTTGCAGAAA comes from Limibacillus sp. and encodes:
- a CDS encoding fatty acid desaturase, which translates into the protein MTAAPATLAISLRKVEYPTLALAIAIYGGLALLTLFHSLVPWPLLLLLGGYFVAWHGSLQHEVVHGHPTPWPLVNRLLVLPSPWLILPFDLYRESHLRHHRNEWLTDPLEDPESYYVTAATWQRIGAPGRGFLRAYNSLLGRLLLAPVVITAKSLAELAGGLLRGDGKLLAAWALHLLGAALVLYWVLSVAGMSLWAYLLFFVYPGLSLTSLRSFAEHRAATGVTERTATLKAEAPLALLFLNNNLHSVHHAQPGLPWYRIPAAWRATRPEESPGAGESIDGYRSLLARYLLRVKEHPLHPAERREPAYATATGTRPGSQS
- a CDS encoding helix-turn-helix transcriptional regulator, with the translated sequence MDRSETVERFRQRLTQVLEESGRTRSAFADDVGLDRSTLSQLLSPGNERLPRAETILAIARQAQVSLDWLLGLSESGTPGNELVSNEPEFEAGANVPLDERLVRWHAEVLGSKIRYIPTSLPDLLKDPKVIRYEFAPHGDRVEEARLEQAEMRLEYSRRPETDMEVCSPTQMLREFALGQGIWEGLPKAVRRQQLENIVERLEELYPTFRWFLFDGLAHFSAPYTIFGAKRAAIYVGNMYLMLNGTEQIRAMTRHFDGLIRAAVVQPPDVAGHVQGLLEEMSKGRRA
- a CDS encoding PhnD/SsuA/transferrin family substrate-binding protein, coding for MTLAGLPMYDLPELRAAHDAWWLGLRGHLRAAGFAELPEALDRSLPAPALWRDPGLLLAQCCGYDLRLGDPPPPRYLATPHYDLTGCEGPLYCSFLVVRLEEEAEGLADLRGRRAAVNMAGSHSGQNVLRYMVSQLGAAGPFFGQVLESGGHRASLAAVREGRADLAAIDCVTFGLIARTAPGEVAALRVLERSPAVPGLPYVTAPGAEAAKVAALQSALLAAVEDPALAEARAALALSGFSLLSAGDYDPLVEMAGRAEALGQAPLLP
- a CDS encoding amidase family protein codes for the protein MELWTSCLSRIKACNETVNAVVTLDEEAGLAAAKRAEEAVSRGEPLGLLHGLPAGVKDLNETAGLRTTFGSELYADYVPAEDELLAARLRGAGAVIAAKTNTPEFGAGANTWNRVFGATGNPYDPALTCGGSSGGSAVALACGMMPLASGSDLGGSLRTPAGYCGVYGLRPTPRLVPDDAPGRVFNPLSVDGPMARSVEDIHLMLRAMACHDPRDPWSLPGAQTLVGDSLAPTDPRSLKVAFSADLGFAPVSREVRSLFAKRMEALAPLFGSLEPADPPLAESERVFQALRGVGFVAAHLERLRKAPEKVGPNVTANVELGLGLSAEEIARAEADWGLLYRRFLAFRAGYDLLIAPVAAVQPFPKTQNAPEEIDGLTLDNYVSWLGLSFGITLTIHPSLAFPCGRDEKGVPFGIQLIGTRFGDKQLLEMALGLEKELEGDLSLGRPSPFLGAT